Proteins from one Chroococcidiopsis sp. CCMEE 29 genomic window:
- the urtC gene encoding urea ABC transporter permease subunit UrtC: MERQRRRSLILEVAVVAAIALLLIFVMPVVLSSFRLNLLGRFLAFAIAALGIDLIWGYTGLLSLGHGIFFGLGGYAIAMHLKLQVPQNELPDFMGLYGVTELPWFWQPFESFPFAVAAVLIIPALLAALLGYLVFRNRIRGVYFSILTQAATIVFFNFFNGQQKLFNGTNGLTNFQTILGANVSAQPTLRGFYILTVVFLVATYALCRWLTSKRFGRLLMAIRDDESRVRFSGYDPTEFKVLVFAVSAGLAGIAGALYTLQSGSASPRAMDIAFSIEMVIWVAVGGRASLVGAVLGALLVNFARTFLSEQFAEVWLFFQGALFLIVVTVLPDGLVGWLRSQGILQLGRRKQLVTYPSLEENPEVESERQSVGARGEGLDS; encoded by the coding sequence ATGGAGAGGCAAAGGCGGCGATCGCTGATATTAGAAGTGGCGGTTGTGGCAGCGATCGCGCTGCTGCTAATATTTGTCATGCCAGTTGTGCTTTCGAGTTTTCGTCTTAACTTATTAGGACGATTTTTAGCGTTTGCTATTGCTGCCCTTGGCATTGACTTAATTTGGGGTTATACCGGCTTACTGAGTTTGGGACATGGCATTTTCTTTGGATTGGGTGGCTATGCGATCGCCATGCACTTGAAATTGCAAGTTCCGCAAAACGAATTACCAGATTTCATGGGACTTTACGGCGTAACTGAGTTGCCTTGGTTTTGGCAACCTTTTGAGTCCTTTCCTTTTGCTGTTGCCGCAGTCCTCATAATTCCAGCCCTATTAGCGGCATTACTTGGATATTTAGTATTCCGCAACCGCATCCGAGGCGTTTATTTTTCCATCCTTACCCAGGCTGCAACAATTGTTTTTTTCAACTTCTTTAACGGTCAGCAAAAACTGTTTAACGGTACCAACGGGTTAACAAATTTTCAAACCATTTTAGGTGCAAATGTCAGCGCTCAGCCGACACTGCGCGGTTTCTACATTCTCACAGTGGTGTTTCTGGTTGCTACCTATGCTCTTTGCCGCTGGTTGACCAGTAAACGATTTGGACGCTTGCTGATGGCGATTCGAGATGATGAAAGTCGAGTGCGATTCTCTGGCTACGATCCAACCGAGTTTAAAGTACTCGTCTTTGCTGTTTCAGCTGGTTTAGCTGGCATTGCTGGGGCGCTTTACACGCTTCAAAGCGGTTCTGCTTCGCCTAGAGCAATGGATATTGCCTTCTCAATCGAGATGGTAATTTGGGTTGCAGTCGGAGGTCGTGCCAGTCTGGTAGGGGCAGTGCTGGGAGCTTTGCTAGTCAACTTTGCCAGAACTTTTCTGAGTGAACAATTCGCTGAAGTCTGGTTGTTTTTTCAGGGAGCGCTGTTTTTGATTGTCGTGACAGTACTTCCTGATGGCTTAGTTGGTTGGCTGCGCAGTCAAGGTATTCTGCAACTAGGACGACGCAAGCAGCTAGTAACTTATCCCAGCTTGGAAGAAAACCCTGAGGTGGAGAGCGAACGCCAAAGTGTAGGGGCGAGGGGCGAGGGATTAGACAGTTAG
- the urtD gene encoding urea ABC transporter ATP-binding protein UrtD, with the protein MNGKILETENLTVSFDGFKALKHLNFSMDVGELRVVIGPNGAGKTTFLDVVTGKVQPTQGRVLFKGRDVRSLSEHQIARLGIGRKFQTPRVYLNLTPRENLELTSNRQKNIFATLLGHPSSAERITIAGLLETIGLIASADIPAAKLSHGEKQRLEIGMLVAQSPDLLLVDEPVAGLTDEETQNIADLLLALAQSHSILVIEHDMEFVRQIARKVTVLHEGSVLCEGSIEEVQNDPRVIEVYLGMETASEVV; encoded by the coding sequence GTGAACGGGAAAATTCTGGAAACGGAGAACTTGACGGTTAGTTTTGATGGCTTCAAGGCGCTGAAGCATCTGAACTTCAGTATGGACGTGGGTGAACTACGGGTGGTAATTGGTCCGAATGGTGCCGGAAAAACGACCTTTCTAGATGTTGTGACTGGCAAGGTACAACCAACTCAAGGGCGCGTGCTGTTCAAAGGGCGGGATGTGCGATCGCTCTCTGAACATCAAATTGCCCGACTAGGAATCGGTCGAAAGTTCCAAACTCCCCGAGTCTATCTCAACTTAACCCCGCGAGAAAACTTAGAACTCACTAGCAACCGCCAAAAAAATATCTTCGCCACGCTGTTGGGGCATCCCTCTAGTGCCGAACGTATTACCATAGCAGGCTTGCTGGAAACGATTGGTTTAATCGCTAGCGCAGACATCCCAGCAGCAAAGCTTTCCCATGGGGAGAAGCAAAGATTAGAAATTGGGATGTTAGTAGCTCAATCACCTGATTTATTACTTGTTGATGAACCTGTTGCTGGTTTGACTGACGAAGAAACCCAAAACATCGCAGATTTACTCCTAGCCTTAGCTCAAAGTCATTCTATTTTAGTGATTGAGCATGATATGGAATTTGTGCGCCAGATTGCCCGCAAGGTGACAGTTCTGCATGAGGGTTCGGTGCTATGCGAGGGGAGCATTGAGGAAGTGCAGAATGACCCGCGTGTGATTGAAGTGTATTTGGGAATGGAAACGGCTAGCGAGGTGGTTTGA
- the urtE gene encoding urea ABC transporter ATP-binding subunit UrtE gives MLQVSSLNVYYGESHILRDVDLSVPTGQMVCLIGRNGVGKTTLLKTIMGLIRPRRGAITFAGETINAKSPDQRAKLGIGYVPQGREIIPRLTVKENLLLGLEARGKSKIRNQEIPDHIFTLFPVLKSMLSRMGGDLSGGQQQQLAIARALMGQPRLLVLDEPTEGIQPSIILEIEAAIRGIVASTGISVLLVEQHLHFVKQADRYYAMQKGGIVASGITSELSQDVIQRFLAV, from the coding sequence ATGCTGCAAGTCTCTAGCTTAAATGTCTATTACGGTGAAAGTCATATTCTGCGTGATGTGGATTTGAGTGTGCCAACTGGACAAATGGTTTGCCTGATCGGACGCAATGGTGTAGGCAAAACCACATTGCTGAAGACAATTATGGGGTTGATTCGACCCCGCAGGGGTGCCATTACCTTTGCTGGTGAAACAATAAATGCTAAATCTCCCGATCAACGAGCAAAGCTGGGAATTGGCTATGTCCCCCAAGGGCGAGAGATTATCCCACGCTTGACTGTGAAGGAAAATTTGTTGTTAGGGTTAGAAGCGCGAGGTAAAAGCAAAATCCGGAATCAGGAAATTCCAGATCATATTTTTACGCTGTTTCCAGTTTTAAAGTCAATGCTTTCTCGTATGGGTGGCGACTTGAGTGGTGGACAACAGCAACAGCTAGCGATCGCTCGTGCTTTGATGGGACAACCTAGATTACTCGTACTAGACGAACCTACCGAAGGCATTCAACCCTCGATTATTTTAGAAATCGAGGCAGCAATCCGCGGAATCGTGGCATCAACTGGTATTTCAGTTCTGTTGGTTGAACAACATCTACACTTTGTCAAGCAAGCAGATCGCTACTACGCCATGCAAAAGGGTGGTATTGTTGCCTCTGGAATCACAAGCGAACTAAGTCAGGATGTGATTCAAAGATTTCTGGCAGTCTGA
- a CDS encoding murein transglycosylase A, translated as MRKKIILIALSLGVMLSIAMPSVARRMPLQPIAVAQKQEVACCQSEPLGLDEQIWGQNGSPSDWRAMLRSIDHSLHYLQTPAAARAYSKYPVQGITRDRIRRSLERFRELVRTSRTPAELQAAVQREFVFYQASGQDGKGNVLFTAYYEPIHQASRVPTAEYRYPLYRLPPNFAKWGKPHPTRLQLEGKDGLLGAKSRLRGLELVWLRDRLEAFLVQVQGSARLQLTDGSMMTVGYAGKTAHPYTSIGKELAKDGKLPLSGLTLPVMLQYFTQYPFEVNNYLPRNRGFVFFRETNGAPPTGCLGVPVTAERSIATDKSLMPPGALALMHTQLPFANDLGEMEYRNVSRYVLDQDTGSAIKGPGRVDYFMGTGKVAGDRAGVTGSRGQLYYLVLK; from the coding sequence ATGAGAAAGAAAATTATTTTGATCGCCCTGAGTTTGGGAGTGATGCTCTCGATCGCTATGCCATCTGTTGCCCGTCGCATGCCGCTGCAGCCGATCGCGGTTGCCCAAAAACAGGAGGTTGCTTGTTGCCAATCGGAGCCATTGGGGTTGGATGAGCAAATTTGGGGTCAGAATGGTAGTCCCAGCGACTGGCGAGCAATGCTCAGGTCGATCGATCACAGTCTCCATTATTTGCAAACGCCAGCTGCTGCTAGGGCTTATAGTAAATATCCAGTGCAGGGGATTACACGCGATCGCATCCGTCGCAGTTTGGAGCGCTTCCGAGAACTGGTTCGTACCTCCCGCACACCAGCAGAACTTCAAGCGGCTGTGCAACGCGAGTTTGTGTTTTACCAAGCCTCTGGACAAGACGGGAAAGGAAACGTTTTATTCACTGCCTACTATGAACCAATTCATCAGGCTAGTCGGGTGCCAACGGCGGAGTATCGCTATCCTCTCTATCGGCTACCACCTAACTTTGCCAAATGGGGTAAACCACACCCTACCCGCCTGCAATTAGAAGGCAAGGATGGTTTGCTGGGGGCGAAAAGTCGGCTGCGGGGTTTGGAACTGGTATGGCTGCGCGATCGCCTTGAAGCATTCCTCGTTCAAGTCCAAGGCTCTGCCAGACTCCAGCTAACGGACGGCAGTATGATGACCGTAGGTTACGCAGGCAAGACTGCTCATCCCTACACCAGCATTGGGAAAGAACTGGCAAAAGATGGAAAATTACCCCTAAGTGGTCTGACGCTACCCGTTATGCTTCAGTATTTCACTCAGTACCCGTTTGAAGTGAATAATTATCTGCCGCGTAATCGCGGCTTTGTTTTTTTCCGGGAAACAAATGGTGCACCACCCACTGGTTGCCTTGGGGTACCAGTGACAGCCGAGCGTTCAATTGCCACTGATAAATCCTTGATGCCTCCTGGTGCGCTAGCACTAATGCACACCCAACTGCCCTTTGCCAACGACTTAGGTGAGATGGAGTATCGTAACGTTAGCCGCTATGTCCTGGATCAGGATACGGGAAGCGCGATTAAAGGACCGGGACGTGTAGATTATTTCATGGGAACTGGCAAGGTAGCGGGCGATCGCGCTGGGGTTACAGGTAGTAGAGGGCAACTGTATTATTTAGTGCTGAAATAG
- a CDS encoding NADAR domain-containing protein translates to MTIYFYKVNEPYGCFSNFSPHGIDLQGIHWATVEHYYQAQKFVETTDAALIPVIHAAQTPEQAAALGRDRTRQVRSDWEQVKTAVMREAVLKKFLTHTDIQAILISTGDQLIVENSPKDYFWGCGRDKTGNNHLGKILMSVRQEIRQRLALPSVSDEITS, encoded by the coding sequence ATGACCATTTACTTTTACAAGGTGAATGAACCCTATGGCTGTTTTTCTAATTTTTCGCCGCATGGAATTGATTTACAAGGTATACATTGGGCGACGGTAGAGCACTACTATCAAGCCCAAAAGTTCGTGGAAACGACTGATGCTGCACTTATACCAGTGATTCATGCGGCGCAGACACCGGAGCAAGCGGCGGCGTTGGGACGCGATCGCACGCGCCAAGTCCGTTCAGACTGGGAACAGGTCAAAACTGCAGTAATGCGAGAAGCTGTACTCAAAAAGTTTCTCACTCATACAGATATTCAAGCAATTCTAATTTCTACAGGAGACCAACTGATTGTAGAAAACTCACCCAAGGATTATTTTTGGGGTTGTGGTAGGGATAAGACTGGTAACAATCATTTAGGTAAAATTCTCATGAGTGTGCGGCAAGAAATCAGGCAGCGATTAGCATTACCGTCAGTTTCTGATGAAATCACTAGTTAA
- a CDS encoding DUF2243 domain-containing protein: MEAKGESRIRYSPLIAAGIMLGLGLGGFVDGILLHQILQWHHMLSSVRPIVTVSDVELNMVWDGLFDAATWLSTVIGLALLWRAGAREDVPWSLNTFLGSLLVGAGLFNFFEGLIDHQILGIHHVKPGPNELVWDLGFLASGVILVVAGWLLLRAGKRESTIT; the protein is encoded by the coding sequence ATGGAAGCCAAAGGTGAATCGCGCATACGATATAGCCCGTTAATAGCTGCTGGTATTATGCTTGGTCTAGGGCTGGGAGGATTCGTCGATGGCATTTTACTGCACCAGATTCTCCAGTGGCACCATATGTTAAGCAGCGTTCGTCCGATCGTAACGGTCTCCGATGTAGAGCTAAATATGGTATGGGATGGTTTATTCGATGCCGCTACTTGGCTGTCTACCGTAATCGGACTAGCATTACTCTGGCGGGCAGGTGCACGTGAAGATGTTCCTTGGTCATTAAACACCTTTTTAGGCTCTTTGTTGGTTGGTGCAGGGTTGTTTAACTTTTTCGAAGGACTGATCGATCACCAAATCCTTGGCATCCATCATGTCAAGCCGGGACCGAATGAGCTAGTTTGGGATCTCGGATTTCTTGCCAGCGGGGTAATCTTGGTCGTAGCTGGGTGGCTACTCTTGCGGGCTGGAAAGCGAGAAAGCACAATCACTTAA
- a CDS encoding recombinase family protein, which translates to MPFDSVWIIGSSRSGKTARLVDQFCLWVESGRNGQGQLANRRQMQYTQANLPQRLNAQQSEPAVLVLAANDDNRRDLANRMVAATAGKYPIPSKTPLGFFQDEVILFWPLLIQLLNLKAQFPVRLRPETEQELATRLWRSHLNEKILQPVGVNEYRLVRRILDLLQLAAYSGTPIEEISSLLAAFQEEAGEVGGELAPHSSLLLLQWRNWCLERGLLTYGIITELYYQHLLPDPNYRQHLTRRYQFVLADDVDDYPAIARDLFELLLDRGAVGAFTYNPDGAVRLGLGGDPTYLEKLAKRCQVETSTQPPLSSVAETLALPIVELVTDPMVLLTLPEQVKSLQTTSRGELLRETTKLIIKAVQLGQVQPQEIAVIAPGLDAIARYTLVEILTKQGIPVEPLNDQRPLTSSPVIRALLTLLALVYPGLGRVVDRDAVAEMLVVLSRGQGSGVRGQGLEDDSSLLPTPYIDPVRAGLLADHCFEPHPDRPNLLPVTTYDRWDRLGYAATTAYGQILQWLEMQRSQQQQRLLPSPISLLDRAIQRFLWNGSNLPYDQLAALRELLETAQHYWEVDTRLRQSQGIDTPPHATIAEFIQLLRRGTITANPYPVRPIGPASRAVTLATIFQYRSSRRFHRWQFWLDAGSPLWLSGGAATLFGAPLFLQHRFGHPWTAEEARNADEERLRRILRDLLGRVGERVYLCHSDLAVNGQEQMGPLLPLVNASVPLSEPAIT; encoded by the coding sequence GTGCCGTTTGATTCTGTTTGGATTATTGGATCTAGCCGTAGTGGCAAGACTGCTCGTCTAGTCGATCAGTTCTGCCTCTGGGTTGAAAGTGGACGTAATGGGCAAGGGCAACTTGCTAACCGTAGGCAAATGCAGTATACCCAAGCAAACTTACCTCAACGCTTGAATGCTCAGCAAAGCGAACCAGCGGTTTTGGTCTTGGCTGCTAATGACGATAATCGTCGTGATTTGGCAAACCGGATGGTAGCAGCAACCGCCGGAAAATATCCCATTCCCTCCAAAACACCGTTGGGATTTTTTCAGGATGAAGTAATTCTATTCTGGCCATTGCTTATTCAGTTATTAAACCTAAAAGCGCAATTCCCGGTGCGGCTACGTCCTGAAACTGAGCAGGAATTAGCCACTAGATTGTGGCGATCGCATTTGAACGAGAAAATTTTGCAACCTGTTGGAGTGAATGAATACCGATTAGTACGACGCATCCTAGACTTATTGCAATTGGCAGCTTACAGTGGCACGCCAATTGAGGAGATTTCTAGCCTGCTGGCTGCGTTTCAAGAAGAAGCAGGGGAGGTAGGCGGAGAACTGGCTCCTCACTCCTCATTATTATTACTACAGTGGCGTAACTGGTGTTTAGAGCGGGGATTGCTGACTTATGGAATTATTACTGAACTCTACTACCAACACCTGTTGCCTGACCCCAATTATCGGCAGCATTTAACTCGTAGATATCAATTCGTGCTAGCGGATGATGTGGATGATTACCCTGCGATCGCCCGCGATCTGTTTGAGTTACTTTTGGATCGAGGAGCGGTAGGGGCATTTACCTATAACCCCGACGGTGCAGTGCGACTGGGACTGGGAGGTGACCCTACTTATTTAGAAAAGCTAGCGAAACGCTGTCAAGTAGAAACCTCGACTCAACCACCGCTTAGTTCCGTGGCAGAAACGCTGGCGTTGCCGATAGTGGAATTAGTTACTGACCCGATGGTACTATTGACTTTACCAGAGCAGGTAAAGTCTCTTCAAACGACTTCCAGAGGGGAGTTGTTGCGAGAAACCACTAAGCTAATAATTAAAGCAGTACAGTTAGGGCAAGTCCAGCCACAAGAAATAGCAGTGATTGCTCCAGGTTTGGATGCGATCGCTCGCTACACTCTAGTAGAAATTTTAACTAAGCAGGGAATCCCAGTTGAGCCTCTAAACGACCAACGTCCTCTCACCAGTTCCCCCGTCATCAGGGCGCTGCTAACCCTTCTTGCCCTAGTTTATCCGGGTTTAGGACGAGTGGTTGATCGGGATGCGGTAGCCGAAATGCTTGTCGTACTCAGCAGGGGTCAGGGGTCAGGGGTCAGGGGTCAGGGGTTAGAAGATGATTCTTCCCTACTCCCTACTCCCTATATTGATCCGGTGAGAGCGGGGTTATTGGCGGATCATTGCTTTGAGCCACATCCAGATCGCCCAAATTTGCTGCCAGTGACGACCTACGATCGCTGGGATAGATTGGGATATGCAGCAACTACAGCTTATGGGCAGATATTGCAGTGGTTAGAGATGCAGCGATCGCAACAACAACAGCGTCTTCTTCCCAGTCCAATTTCGCTGTTAGATAGAGCAATTCAACGATTTTTGTGGAATGGCAGCAATCTTCCTTATGACCAATTGGCAGCACTGCGGGAATTGTTAGAAACTGCCCAACATTACTGGGAAGTTGATACGCGGCTGCGGCAGAGTCAAGGCATTGACACTCCACCTCATGCCACTATTGCCGAATTTATTCAACTATTACGCCGTGGCACGATTACTGCCAATCCTTACCCCGTTCGTCCCATTGGTCCAGCGAGTCGCGCTGTCACATTAGCAACAATCTTCCAATATCGCTCTAGTCGGCGGTTTCATCGTTGGCAATTCTGGCTAGATGCGGGTTCACCACTTTGGCTAAGTGGCGGTGCTGCTACATTATTTGGTGCACCCTTATTTTTACAGCATCGGTTCGGTCACCCTTGGACAGCAGAGGAGGCAAGGAATGCTGATGAGGAAAGACTGCGGCGGATTTTGCGCGATCTACTAGGGCGGGTGGGAGAGCGTGTTTACCTGTGTCATAGTGATTTAGCTGTAAATGGTCAGGAGCAGATGGGTCCATTATTACCTTTGGTCAATGCCTCGGTTCCTCTTTCTGAGCCTGCAATTACTTGA
- a CDS encoding proton extrusion protein PcxA, which yields MKRSGLTQKIYSYLRAAQTWYLDTPERSLDEAYKAALLIKAIEDEHFNGKKIAPESVNYGDSVMAYFQSELKKQLKTIRMRLVEFKASRSVFGSSNQTITKLARNNGSTSAKDSFAIQTRNNSSLILEKLRFVDEIVAKYSSAETTPSLVKPPQFIQSEPKLKVEDQQSPSANQSDKKTSSKAEETSVLPRSILSTLNRLKVELDPSSEEEIVKNFRNSQRRTLVSVRLVLLFIIVPFLTFQISKSFIIGPIVDYFRNPNETTIFLNYEMEERAIIEMQRFEEKLRFQTLLTGVVELSPHQIETRMREKVLEIAQEYRAESSNAIKNVFADLFALGSFSVLLLLSRREIAVLKDFIDQIVYGLSDSAKAFIIILFTDIFVGFHSPHGWEVILEGISRHLGLPENREFIFLFIATFPVILDTIFKYWIFRYLNRISPSAVATYRTMNE from the coding sequence ATGAAAAGGTCTGGTTTGACACAAAAAATTTACTCTTACTTACGCGCCGCTCAAACGTGGTACTTAGATACACCGGAGCGATCGCTAGATGAAGCTTACAAGGCTGCCTTACTGATTAAGGCGATTGAAGATGAACACTTTAATGGTAAGAAAATAGCGCCTGAGTCTGTCAACTACGGAGACAGCGTTATGGCTTATTTTCAATCAGAACTTAAAAAGCAATTAAAAACCATCCGTATGAGACTTGTAGAATTTAAGGCAAGTCGTTCAGTATTTGGTAGTTCTAATCAAACCATTACAAAATTAGCAAGGAATAATGGCTCAACTTCTGCCAAAGATTCCTTTGCTATTCAAACTCGAAATAATTCATCTTTAATTCTAGAAAAACTTAGGTTTGTTGATGAGATAGTAGCAAAATATAGCTCTGCTGAAACAACTCCGTCTTTAGTTAAACCTCCTCAATTTATCCAATCAGAACCAAAATTAAAGGTTGAAGACCAGCAAAGTCCCTCCGCAAATCAGTCAGACAAAAAAACAAGTAGCAAGGCGGAAGAAACGAGTGTATTACCAAGATCTATTTTAAGTACACTAAATCGGCTCAAGGTTGAACTAGACCCGAGTTCAGAAGAAGAAATTGTTAAAAACTTTCGTAATTCTCAGAGAAGAACGTTAGTTTCTGTAAGATTGGTTTTGTTATTTATCATAGTACCTTTTTTGACCTTTCAAATATCAAAAAGCTTCATAATAGGTCCAATCGTCGATTATTTTAGAAATCCTAATGAAACCACAATATTCCTAAATTATGAAATGGAAGAAAGAGCAATTATAGAAATGCAAAGATTTGAGGAAAAACTAAGGTTTCAAACCTTGTTGACTGGCGTGGTGGAACTTTCTCCTCATCAAATAGAAACTCGAATGAGAGAGAAGGTACTTGAGATTGCTCAGGAGTATCGCGCTGAGAGTTCCAATGCAATTAAAAACGTTTTTGCAGATTTATTTGCTCTTGGTTCTTTTAGCGTATTGCTTCTTTTAAGCCGGCGAGAAATTGCCGTCCTGAAGGACTTTATCGATCAAATCGTGTACGGTTTAAGCGATAGCGCTAAGGCATTTATTATTATTTTATTTACTGATATATTTGTGGGATTCCACTCACCCCATGGCTGGGAAGTAATTCTAGAAGGCATATCTCGGCATCTGGGACTACCAGAAAACAGAGAGTTTATCTTCTTATTTATTGCCACCTTCCCAGTAATCCTAGATACCATATTCAAGTACTGGATATTCCGGTATCTGAACCGGATCTCGCCTTCTGCAGTGGCTACTTACCGCACGATGAATGAGTAA
- the cobU gene encoding bifunctional adenosylcobinamide kinase/adenosylcobinamide-phosphate guanylyltransferase: MNPETPSAGRVMLVTGPARSGKSEWAETLAMQSGKSVIYIATAQVDSTDSEWMLRIEQHRCRRPLDWVTLEVPQKLAETIKTTPLRSCLLVDSLGTWVANSLEQDRISWEATVQNLILSLEQVGCKHVILVAEETGWGVVPAYPVGRVFRDRLGSLVRRLGAIAHPVYLVTGGHVLNLSALGSPLP, from the coding sequence ATGAATCCTGAAACTCCTTCTGCGGGTCGAGTTATGCTGGTGACGGGACCAGCGCGCTCAGGCAAAAGTGAATGGGCAGAAACCCTAGCGATGCAGTCTGGCAAGTCAGTGATTTACATAGCGACGGCGCAAGTTGACTCAACTGATTCAGAGTGGATGTTGCGCATTGAACAACACCGCTGCCGCCGTCCGCTAGATTGGGTAACGCTAGAAGTGCCGCAAAAGTTAGCGGAAACCATCAAAACTACTCCCTTACGCAGCTGCCTCCTAGTTGATTCGTTAGGGACTTGGGTAGCTAATTCACTGGAGCAAGATCGCATCAGTTGGGAGGCAACAGTGCAAAATTTAATCTTAAGTTTGGAGCAGGTTGGGTGTAAGCATGTGATTTTAGTAGCAGAGGAAACTGGCTGGGGCGTGGTGCCAGCTTATCCGGTCGGTCGGGTATTCCGCGATCGCCTGGGCAGCTTAGTCCGTCGCTTAGGAGCGATCGCTCATCCAGTTTACTTGGTGACTGGCGGTCACGTTCTTAACCTCAGCGCCCTCGGTTCCCCCTTGCCGTAG
- a CDS encoding response regulator codes for MASNKILVIDDSRVIRVRVKEMLPPGNFEVLEAKDGLEGLHLIRQERPNLIMLDFLLPKLSGWEVYQQIQNNADLQKIPLVLMSGRKEEVVEKIPEPFEYFEFIPKPFEQKELIGAIRSAMAKARLPRKQAPVNTAVSSPLPIAEAGSSAEIQILKEKITNMQAEIDGLKQQIGQIMLLIKQNAS; via the coding sequence GTGGCAAGTAACAAAATCCTAGTTATCGATGACAGTCGAGTCATTCGAGTCCGAGTCAAGGAAATGTTACCGCCTGGTAATTTTGAAGTTTTAGAAGCAAAAGATGGTCTTGAAGGGCTTCACTTAATTCGTCAGGAACGCCCAAACTTGATTATGCTAGATTTCCTGTTGCCCAAACTCAGTGGTTGGGAAGTATATCAGCAGATTCAAAACAACGCTGATTTACAAAAAATCCCTTTGGTACTGATGTCAGGGCGTAAGGAAGAAGTAGTCGAGAAAATCCCGGAACCGTTTGAGTATTTTGAATTTATCCCAAAGCCATTTGAGCAGAAAGAATTAATTGGGGCAATCAGATCAGCGATGGCGAAAGCTAGACTGCCTCGCAAGCAAGCACCAGTAAATACTGCTGTATCTTCGCCTCTCCCAATCGCAGAAGCAGGTAGCTCGGCTGAGATTCAGATACTGAAGGAGAAGATTACCAATATGCAGGCGGAAATTGATGGGTTGAAGCAACAAATAGGGCAAATTATGTTATTAATCAAGCAGAATGCGAGCTAG
- the lipA gene encoding lipoyl synthase, producing MTQSHLKSEIEVLPAWLRRPIGKASELSTVQRIIKQRQIHTICEEGRCPNRGECYAQKTATFLLMGPTCTRSCAFCQVDKGHAPMPLDPEEPQKVAQSVQLLGLHYVVLTSVARDDLPDQGASWFVATMAAIRVSNSETQIEVLTADFWGGSGAGAQGQRDRIATVVNARPACYNHNIETVRRLQGQVRRGAKYERSLQVLQVVKELDATIPTKSGLMLGHGETEAEVIETMVDLRAVGCDRLTIGQYMRPSLEHLPVQKYWTPEEFAHLGAIAREMGFSHVRSGPLVRSSYHAGENT from the coding sequence ATGACCCAATCCCATCTGAAGTCTGAAATTGAGGTGCTGCCAGCCTGGTTACGGCGTCCGATTGGTAAAGCCAGTGAACTCTCGACAGTACAACGAATTATTAAGCAGCGTCAAATCCACACGATTTGCGAAGAAGGACGCTGTCCTAACCGAGGAGAGTGCTATGCACAGAAAACAGCAACTTTCTTACTGATGGGACCAACCTGCACCAGGTCTTGCGCTTTCTGTCAAGTAGATAAAGGTCATGCACCGATGCCTCTAGATCCAGAGGAACCGCAAAAGGTAGCCCAGTCAGTGCAGTTATTAGGATTACACTATGTGGTGCTGACTTCAGTAGCTCGTGATGATTTGCCCGATCAGGGAGCCAGTTGGTTTGTTGCCACAATGGCGGCAATTCGTGTCTCTAACTCAGAAACGCAAATTGAGGTACTCACTGCTGATTTCTGGGGTGGATCGGGTGCTGGAGCGCAAGGTCAACGCGATCGCATTGCTACAGTCGTTAATGCCCGCCCAGCTTGTTACAACCACAATATTGAAACAGTGCGACGGTTGCAAGGACAGGTGCGACGGGGAGCTAAATATGAGCGATCGCTCCAAGTTCTCCAGGTTGTTAAAGAACTTGATGCCACTATTCCAACCAAATCGGGACTGATGTTGGGACACGGCGAAACAGAAGCTGAAGTGATTGAGACGATGGTAGACTTACGAGCGGTAGGCTGCGATCGCTTGACTATCGGTCAGTATATGCGCCCTTCCTTGGAACACCTGCCGGTGCAAAAATACTGGACACCAGAAGAATTTGCACATTTGGGTGCGATCGCTCGGGAGATGGGTTTTTCTCACGTCCGTTCTGGTCCCCTAGTTCGGAGTTCATACCACGCTGGAGAGAATACCTAG
- the psaX gene encoding photosystem I protein PsaX, with translation MTAKVQNPKEAIVDTSNPPYPFRTIILLLLLAGNFLVAAIYFHVINP, from the coding sequence ATGACCGCTAAAGTTCAAAATCCGAAAGAGGCAATCGTTGACACAAGTAATCCTCCCTACCCTTTTCGCACCATCATTTTACTCCTGCTTTTAGCAGGTAACTTCTTAGTTGCCGCAATTTACTTCCACGTCATCAATCCTTAA